The following are encoded in a window of Microvirga ossetica genomic DNA:
- a CDS encoding aminoglycoside phosphotransferase family protein, whose amino-acid sequence MTAFPDEPTRATSRHDPKTPDGAVAPALAACYVPPMLEPYLRQWGLVSTGDLIVTRTSQLLPVLFHGQPAMLKVTGDADERYGHLLMRWWAADGAARVLACDDGAVLLERATGSRSLVRLAEHGRDDEATRIICAVARRLHTPRGAPPPGLVPLTTWFEPLAPMAQAQGGILVHAANAATDVLASQREIVPLHADLHHENVLDFGERGWLAIDPKRVIGERTFEYTILFCDPDLGLPHLTIARRPEIFARRLAAVSEAAGLETRRLLLWILAWAGLSAAWQLTDDLDPGIELQVAEMALAALHA is encoded by the coding sequence ATGACCGCTTTCCCGGACGAGCCAACGCGGGCGACCTCCCGCCACGATCCCAAGACCCCGGACGGTGCGGTCGCCCCTGCCCTTGCGGCGTGTTATGTCCCGCCCATGCTCGAGCCTTACCTGCGCCAATGGGGCCTGGTCTCCACCGGAGACCTCATCGTCACGCGCACCAGCCAGCTTCTGCCGGTCCTGTTCCACGGGCAGCCGGCAATGCTGAAGGTCACCGGCGACGCCGACGAACGGTACGGCCACCTGCTCATGCGCTGGTGGGCCGCGGATGGCGCCGCCCGGGTGCTGGCCTGTGATGACGGCGCGGTCCTGCTCGAGCGCGCGACCGGCTCTCGATCCCTGGTCCGTCTCGCCGAGCACGGTCGGGACGACGAGGCCACCCGGATCATCTGCGCCGTCGCCCGCCGGCTGCACACCCCGCGTGGAGCCCCTCCCCCCGGTCTGGTGCCGCTGACCACCTGGTTCGAACCCCTCGCCCCGATGGCACAAGCCCAGGGTGGGATCCTGGTTCACGCCGCCAACGCGGCCACCGACGTGCTGGCGTCGCAGCGCGAGATCGTGCCCCTTCATGCCGACCTGCATCACGAGAATGTCTTGGATTTCGGGGAGCGGGGCTGGCTCGCCATCGACCCGAAGCGGGTGATCGGCGAGCGGACTTTCGAGTACACCATTCTCTTCTGCGACCCGGACCTGGGCCTGCCCCATCTGACCATTGCCCGACGGCCCGAGATTTTCGCCCGGCGCCTCGCGGCCGTGAGCGAGGCTGCGGGCCTGGAGACACGCCGCCTGCTCCTCTGGATTCTGGCCTGGGCCGGACTGTCGGCGGCCTGGCAACTCACAGATGATTTGGATCCAGGGATTGAACTGCAGGTGGCCGAGATGGCGCTGGCTGCTCTGCATGCCTGA
- a CDS encoding type II toxin-antitoxin system VapC family toxin codes for MLAIDTNLIVRYLTGDHPEQSSQARALIDREDVFVCTTVLLETEWVLRSAYGYTPAQIATALNAFAGLPHVTLEDAPLAARALEWMAEGLDFADALHLVKAAGCTAFVSFDQRFAKAANRVSEVKVRAP; via the coding sequence ATGCTCGCGATTGATACCAATCTGATCGTTCGGTATCTAACAGGCGATCATCCTGAGCAATCATCGCAAGCAAGAGCCCTGATCGATCGGGAGGATGTCTTCGTCTGCACGACCGTTCTGCTAGAGACGGAATGGGTCCTGCGCAGCGCCTATGGCTATACCCCGGCTCAGATCGCAACCGCGTTGAACGCCTTTGCCGGGCTGCCGCATGTCACTTTGGAAGATGCTCCCCTGGCCGCACGGGCGCTCGAGTGGATGGCCGAAGGGCTCGATTTTGCGGACGCTCTTCACCTGGTCAAGGCGGCAGGATGTACGGCCTTTGTCAGCTTTGACCAGCGCTTTGCCAAAGCCGCCAACCGGGTCAGCGAGGTGAAGGTCCGGGCTCCGTAA
- a CDS encoding AbrB/MazE/SpoVT family DNA-binding domain-containing protein codes for MTKAESLMTVVSTKGQVILPKSIRQHRHWAAGTRLVVEETPEGVLLKAAPLFATTRPEDVYGSLPYQGPPKTLEDMDASIVAEAKRRHARD; via the coding sequence ATGACAAAAGCAGAGAGCCTCATGACGGTTGTTTCCACGAAAGGCCAGGTGATTTTGCCCAAATCGATTAGGCAACACCGGCACTGGGCTGCGGGAACCCGGCTTGTCGTCGAGGAGACGCCCGAAGGCGTCCTGCTGAAAGCTGCCCCATTGTTTGCGACGACCCGGCCAGAGGACGTGTACGGATCCCTGCCCTATCAGGGCCCGCCCAAGACCCTCGAGGACATGGACGCCAGCATCGTGGCCGAGGCCAAGCGGCGCCATGCTCGCGATTGA